One part of the Natronosalvus amylolyticus genome encodes these proteins:
- a CDS encoding glycosyl hydrolase, with protein sequence MGKDYSRRTVLSVGTTGVTTAIAGCSSSDTTDDEPAGNESTDDETTEDEPTDDGENIEDIVTVGNASYRSTKPAIGQEPPTEVYVAEERRGDPLPTNNWWGALMWEGHLLDSDAYIWSHPLVSTTGPRGFVFGGQGEWEAGSGPAGPNFATRPIELAATVGLEGATFDESVVTDWTDWSVSFAMESSSGRIDVTLVRGSPYAYLRADGDPVTVTFDQTDATPSVWADAHSTIGLSVGDTHYGLYAPSDAEWSFDGDETFSSSLGDGEYLTVALLPEEGDEALETFGAYAHAHVVDTRLEWEYDDTTSEVHTTYHFETEAMEGEASGTIAGMFPHQYKYTDEQTLGYTYESPRGTMETIEASSYHVTHTYHGILPHLPAVGGYDRDRLASYLSEATRGKIMRPGLEGDGDGAYWTGKNFNRASDLVGIAQQLGDEEQAQRILDSMRERLEDWFQATDGDGQLDQSRVFYYNELWGTLIAYPALHGATEYLNDHHFHYGYFVRGAAEIARNDPDWASESEWGGMVDLLIRDFANPDRDDDSFPFLRTYDPYSGHSWAGGPSGGVFGNNQESSSEAINAYAAIIQWGEYTDNEQLRDLGVFLYTREVNGAREYWFDEDGDSLPVLDEWQFDQATMVWDSGVAYTTWWTDHPEAVHGINWVPLGGHSLYLGLNTSYADANYRTVEDATDGSFSYWEDLVWKYRAFSDPDDAIAQFDADGDAYDPEFGDSRAHTYHWLATFQQIGSPDPTISTDTPLAAVFSDDDGRTYAAYNPGEEETTVSFSDGTTVTVGPGEMGTTQE encoded by the coding sequence ATGGGGAAAGACTACAGCCGTCGCACTGTCCTGTCGGTCGGCACAACGGGTGTAACGACCGCAATCGCCGGTTGTTCCAGCAGTGATACGACGGACGATGAACCGGCCGGGAACGAATCGACGGACGATGAGACGACCGAAGATGAGCCCACAGACGATGGAGAGAACATCGAAGATATCGTCACGGTGGGAAATGCCAGTTACCGAAGCACCAAACCTGCTATCGGACAGGAACCGCCGACGGAAGTCTACGTCGCCGAGGAGCGTCGAGGCGACCCCCTCCCGACGAACAACTGGTGGGGAGCGCTCATGTGGGAGGGTCACCTGCTCGACAGCGACGCTTACATCTGGAGCCACCCGCTCGTGAGTACGACTGGCCCGCGAGGGTTCGTGTTCGGTGGCCAGGGCGAATGGGAAGCTGGGAGTGGTCCGGCTGGACCGAATTTCGCAACACGTCCAATCGAACTCGCAGCGACCGTCGGCCTCGAGGGAGCGACGTTCGACGAGTCCGTGGTGACTGACTGGACGGACTGGTCGGTCTCGTTTGCGATGGAGAGTTCGAGCGGTCGAATCGACGTGACGCTGGTTCGAGGCTCACCATACGCGTATCTGCGCGCAGACGGTGACCCCGTTACCGTTACCTTCGATCAGACGGACGCGACCCCCTCCGTGTGGGCAGACGCTCACTCGACCATCGGCCTCAGTGTCGGCGACACCCACTACGGACTGTACGCTCCCTCCGACGCGGAGTGGTCGTTCGATGGAGACGAAACGTTCTCCTCGTCGCTCGGCGACGGCGAGTACCTCACAGTTGCATTGTTGCCAGAGGAGGGTGACGAAGCCCTCGAAACCTTCGGTGCGTACGCTCACGCACACGTCGTGGATACACGACTCGAGTGGGAGTACGACGACACGACGAGCGAGGTCCATACCACCTACCACTTCGAGACCGAAGCGATGGAAGGCGAAGCGTCGGGGACGATTGCCGGTATGTTTCCACACCAGTACAAGTACACCGACGAACAGACGCTCGGGTACACGTACGAATCGCCGCGAGGGACGATGGAAACGATCGAGGCGAGTTCGTACCACGTCACGCACACGTATCACGGGATCCTCCCCCACCTGCCGGCTGTCGGTGGATACGACCGAGACCGCCTCGCTTCGTACCTCTCCGAAGCAACGAGGGGAAAGATTATGCGACCCGGACTCGAAGGCGACGGAGACGGCGCGTACTGGACGGGGAAGAACTTCAATCGTGCGAGCGACCTCGTCGGTATCGCCCAGCAACTCGGTGACGAGGAGCAGGCCCAACGAATCCTCGACTCGATGCGAGAGCGCCTCGAAGACTGGTTCCAGGCGACCGACGGCGACGGCCAACTCGACCAATCTCGTGTATTTTACTACAACGAGTTGTGGGGAACGCTCATCGCCTACCCCGCCCTCCACGGGGCAACCGAGTACCTGAACGACCACCACTTCCACTACGGCTACTTCGTCCGGGGAGCAGCCGAGATTGCCCGCAACGACCCCGACTGGGCTAGCGAATCAGAGTGGGGCGGGATGGTGGACCTGTTGATCCGCGACTTCGCCAACCCCGATCGTGACGACGACAGCTTCCCGTTCCTGCGCACGTACGATCCCTACAGCGGTCACTCGTGGGCGGGCGGTCCATCTGGTGGCGTTTTCGGGAACAATCAGGAGTCGAGTTCCGAGGCGATCAACGCCTACGCAGCGATCATCCAGTGGGGCGAGTACACGGACAACGAGCAACTTCGAGATCTCGGCGTCTTCCTGTACACTCGAGAGGTAAACGGTGCCCGCGAGTACTGGTTCGACGAGGACGGCGACTCACTTCCGGTGTTGGACGAGTGGCAGTTCGACCAGGCGACGATGGTTTGGGATAGCGGAGTCGCGTACACAACGTGGTGGACCGACCACCCCGAAGCAGTCCACGGAATCAACTGGGTGCCTCTCGGCGGACACTCCCTGTATCTCGGCCTCAATACGTCGTATGCCGACGCCAACTATCGGACCGTCGAAGACGCCACCGACGGCAGCTTCTCCTACTGGGAAGACCTGGTGTGGAAGTACCGCGCGTTCTCGGATCCGGACGACGCGATTGCGCAGTTCGACGCCGACGGCGACGCGTACGATCCGGAGTTTGGCGACTCTCGAGCACACACCTACCACTGGCTCGCCACGTTTCAACAGATTGGTTCACCCGATCCAACAATTAGCACAGATACACCACTGGCCGCCGTCTTTAGTGATGACGACGGGAGAACGTACGCCGCATACAACCCTGGCGAGGAGGAGACGACTGTCTCATTCTCGGACGGAACGACGGTCACCGTCGGACCGGGAGAAATGGGTACCACGCAGGAGTAA
- a CDS encoding ABC transporter ATP-binding protein → MSLNDTFTSETELQDVSDPILEIRDAEVVFEMDRGVSRVLDNVNLTVERGEILGIVGESGSGKSMLASAILDAVVDPGILSGSVTYYPENGEPIDVLSLRDEELRKLRWESISMVFQGAMTSFNPTMSVRGHFEETLDAHDFDIEEGMERGHQILSDLYLESERVMDSYPHELSGGMRQRALIALSVLLEPDVLVMDEPTAALDLLMQRSILALLESLKEKYDLTMVFITHDLPLVAELSDRMAVMYAFELIEQGPTNEILQNAGHPYTRSLLNATPNLDAPLSEMRPIEGSAPDPVNVPKGCSYHPRCSVANNRCVEADPKYQQITEDHVAACFHCDDAVEAIPLTHEQAVVQEDEP, encoded by the coding sequence ATGAGTTTGAACGACACATTCACTTCGGAAACCGAACTGCAAGACGTATCTGATCCGATTCTCGAGATCCGAGACGCCGAAGTCGTCTTTGAGATGGACCGCGGCGTCTCCCGCGTCCTCGACAACGTAAACCTCACAGTCGAGCGCGGCGAGATCCTCGGGATCGTCGGTGAGAGTGGCAGCGGCAAGTCGATGCTCGCCTCGGCAATTCTCGATGCCGTCGTCGATCCGGGCATCCTCTCTGGATCGGTCACATACTATCCCGAGAACGGCGAGCCCATCGATGTCCTCTCTCTCAGGGACGAGGAACTCAGAAAGCTGCGCTGGGAAAGCATCTCGATGGTCTTCCAGGGCGCAATGACCTCGTTCAACCCCACGATGTCCGTCCGTGGGCACTTCGAGGAGACCTTAGATGCCCACGACTTCGACATCGAGGAAGGCATGGAGCGAGGACACCAGATCCTCTCGGATCTGTATCTCGAATCCGAGCGCGTGATGGACTCGTACCCACACGAACTCTCCGGCGGAATGCGCCAGCGCGCACTGATCGCGCTGTCGGTTCTGCTCGAGCCCGACGTGCTCGTAATGGACGAGCCGACCGCTGCGCTGGATCTGCTGATGCAGCGATCGATTCTCGCCCTGCTCGAGTCGCTCAAAGAAAAATACGATCTCACGATGGTGTTCATCACGCACGATCTGCCGCTGGTCGCCGAGCTCTCGGACCGAATGGCGGTGATGTACGCCTTCGAACTGATCGAGCAAGGACCGACCAACGAGATACTGCAGAATGCGGGTCACCCGTACACGCGGTCGCTGCTCAACGCGACGCCGAACCTCGATGCGCCGCTCTCTGAGATGCGCCCTATCGAAGGGTCGGCACCTGACCCAGTGAACGTGCCGAAGGGCTGTTCATACCACCCGCGGTGTTCGGTAGCGAATAATCGGTGCGTTGAGGCAGATCCCAAGTACCAGCAGATAACAGAAGATCACGTGGCCGCATGCTTCCACTGTGACGACGCGGTGGAGGCGATCCCGTTGACACACGAGCAGGCGGTCGTCCAGGAGGATGAGCCATGA
- a CDS encoding ABC transporter permease: protein MNWHLKRAGQALFTLWAVVTLSFVMIRMLPWSAEDIVVAELIQQNPNLAQNRDMLRRQVQDMLMIDPDASITEAYVQYMMSIMQGDLGTTYGVRSGEEVSAIIAGALPWTIWVMSLATFGMFALALALGAIMAYREQSAFDYSNSALAIVAASIPYYVAAVVFIKYIGFSDFLILEMIPARNRLPDGVAVGLTFEFVSGAFRHALLPALSFIVTGYGLTALAMRGNSIQTLGEDYVRVARLRGLPDRRIALRYVGRNAVLPLYTWLIISIGTMFGGAVILEQLFNYHGVGYWMLEAIEANDMPLMMGTFIVLTAAMVVAIWFGDLTYGKLDPRIKTGDEGEAY from the coding sequence ATGAACTGGCATCTCAAACGGGCAGGACAGGCGCTTTTCACGCTGTGGGCAGTGGTTACGCTGTCGTTCGTGATGATTCGAATGCTGCCCTGGAGCGCGGAGGACATCGTGGTCGCGGAGCTGATTCAGCAAAACCCGAATCTCGCCCAAAACCGCGACATGCTCCGTCGCCAGGTCCAGGATATGTTGATGATCGACCCGGACGCCTCGATAACAGAGGCCTACGTCCAGTACATGATGAGCATCATGCAAGGGGATCTGGGGACGACGTACGGAGTTCGATCCGGCGAAGAGGTTTCCGCGATCATCGCCGGAGCGCTGCCGTGGACGATCTGGGTGATGTCACTGGCGACGTTCGGCATGTTCGCCCTCGCCCTGGCGCTCGGAGCGATTATGGCTTACCGTGAGCAGTCGGCTTTCGACTACTCGAACTCAGCGCTGGCGATCGTTGCGGCGTCGATTCCCTACTACGTCGCAGCAGTAGTGTTCATCAAGTACATCGGGTTCAGCGATTTCCTGATCCTCGAAATGATCCCAGCCCGAAACCGGCTTCCGGACGGCGTCGCAGTCGGTCTGACGTTCGAATTCGTCTCGGGTGCGTTCAGGCACGCACTCCTTCCGGCACTCTCGTTCATCGTCACGGGCTATGGCTTGACCGCACTGGCGATGCGTGGGAACAGCATCCAGACGCTTGGAGAGGACTACGTCCGAGTCGCGAGGCTCCGAGGACTTCCTGATCGACGAATCGCTCTGCGATACGTGGGTCGCAACGCCGTCCTCCCGCTTTACACCTGGCTCATCATCTCCATCGGAACCATGTTCGGTGGAGCCGTGATTCTGGAACAACTGTTCAATTACCATGGGGTTGGTTACTGGATGCTCGAGGCCATCGAAGCCAACGACATGCCACTGATGATGGGGACGTTTATCGTCCTCACAGCAGCAATGGTGGTTGCAATCTGGTTTGGAGATCTGACCTACGGGAAACTGGATCCACGCATTAAAACGGGTGATGAAGGTGAAGCGTACTGA
- a CDS encoding ABC transporter substrate-binding protein — translation MANSHSQRDYSDVLSRRTFVTLTGATGAAAVAGCMGGDDDDDSPGDQDDGNGDTNGDTGVNGAINEDYPDVYFEMCEVGNPVEGFTYNPYAPDGTSSKLELVYEPYALYDTVEDEWVPALAEDWDFGGTEGTIQLRDDIEWGDGTPLDAESLMVQWTILEEREAAAFDFVEEVEVTGDYELTFRYPDGANPDIIQQAILGNYANNPPAQFEEAAENDDVAAVDIDVDEPIPSGPFELDDVSDAYHQLTPREEGHPHADNYNWGGYRMRNRGSNQAAHQSFIEQELDGIISLFAGPGVLGQFPDSLEQIQIPGAFGMGLTPNHDEGPLGQREVRQAIAHSFDRETVIQNVGPDTKVHHPAYTGLPEAVNEGWLGEDYVEEYNQYNHDPERAAELLEEAGVEAADVPAEVIVPAGWSDWVIGASTLVDNLSQAGFEATLNTLGGAYWGLMGSGDFELLCYPHNWGTDAFIPFFALRHKLLNREHPPGSWFNYPDTVEFEGEEIDLSEEVPKLASSQDEDEIQELVERLTRLVNEDLPMLVVMEKYEQHFIDRESWEFPNEVEDNPRMRVFWPMYQLPRTEDSLSGADTPGLMKCTGR, via the coding sequence ATGGCTAACAGCCACTCACAGAGAGATTACAGTGATGTACTCTCCAGACGGACTTTCGTAACGCTCACAGGTGCCACCGGAGCTGCTGCAGTCGCCGGCTGTATGGGAGGCGACGATGACGATGATAGTCCCGGTGATCAGGACGACGGTAATGGGGACACCAACGGGGATACCGGTGTAAACGGAGCCATCAACGAGGATTACCCCGACGTGTACTTCGAGATGTGTGAAGTCGGGAATCCCGTCGAAGGATTTACGTACAATCCGTACGCTCCAGACGGAACATCCTCGAAGCTCGAACTCGTCTACGAGCCCTACGCGCTCTATGACACCGTCGAAGACGAGTGGGTTCCCGCACTCGCCGAGGACTGGGACTTCGGCGGGACAGAGGGGACGATCCAACTGCGCGATGACATCGAGTGGGGCGACGGTACTCCCCTCGACGCCGAGAGCCTCATGGTACAGTGGACTATCCTCGAGGAACGAGAGGCAGCAGCCTTCGACTTCGTCGAAGAGGTCGAGGTAACGGGCGACTACGAACTCACGTTCCGCTATCCCGATGGTGCGAACCCGGATATCATCCAGCAAGCCATCCTCGGGAACTACGCGAACAACCCGCCTGCTCAGTTCGAGGAAGCGGCCGAAAACGACGACGTCGCGGCGGTCGACATCGACGTCGACGAGCCGATTCCGAGCGGGCCCTTCGAGCTCGACGACGTCTCGGACGCGTATCACCAACTCACACCACGTGAAGAAGGACACCCTCACGCTGACAACTACAACTGGGGCGGCTACCGGATGCGAAACCGAGGGAGCAACCAGGCTGCCCATCAGTCGTTCATCGAACAGGAGCTCGACGGCATCATCAGCCTGTTTGCCGGCCCCGGGGTCCTTGGACAGTTCCCCGACTCCCTCGAGCAGATACAGATCCCCGGCGCGTTCGGGATGGGTCTGACACCAAACCACGACGAGGGTCCGCTGGGCCAGCGAGAGGTTCGCCAGGCCATCGCCCATTCGTTCGACCGCGAAACCGTCATCCAGAACGTGGGCCCGGACACCAAGGTACACCATCCCGCCTACACCGGGCTCCCCGAGGCCGTCAACGAGGGGTGGCTGGGCGAGGACTACGTCGAGGAGTACAACCAGTACAACCACGATCCCGAGCGTGCTGCCGAACTGCTTGAGGAGGCAGGTGTCGAAGCTGCCGACGTTCCTGCAGAGGTCATCGTCCCTGCGGGCTGGTCCGACTGGGTCATCGGTGCCAGCACCCTTGTCGACAATCTCTCTCAGGCCGGTTTCGAGGCGACCCTGAACACGCTCGGGGGCGCGTACTGGGGGCTCATGGGGAGCGGCGACTTCGAACTCCTCTGTTACCCTCACAACTGGGGAACCGACGCGTTCATCCCCTTCTTCGCGCTTCGACACAAACTCCTCAACAGGGAGCATCCGCCGGGTTCGTGGTTCAACTATCCCGACACGGTTGAGTTCGAGGGCGAGGAAATAGACCTCTCCGAGGAGGTGCCAAAACTCGCATCTAGCCAGGACGAGGACGAGATTCAGGAACTCGTCGAAAGGCTCACCCGACTCGTCAACGAGGATCTGCCGATGCTGGTCGTCATGGAGAAATACGAGCAGCACTTCATCGACCGCGAGTCCTGGGAGTTCCCGAACGAGGTCGAGGATAACCCACGGATGCGGGTGTTCTGGCCAATGTACCAGCTCCCGCGGACTGAGGACTCGCTTTCAGGTGCAGACACTCCGGGTCTAATGAAGTGTACGGGACGGTAG
- a CDS encoding ABC transporter permease — MFDDTEVTEVTRTQQFAEVVDESIVQPTKIAWSDWRTKIGMIIISLFFLMGAVTSLHRHGYEWFNGALAAVGIPWQLGEPRAQQAPERFLRPFESWEYPLGTDMMGRDLLSGIFWATPQMIQMVIAAGVFVTVVATVIGTTAGYKRGNTETVLMTLTDIAMTIPGLPLVIVIVALIDTTNPFLLGIILSINAWAGLARSIHSQVLSLREHSYVEASRTMGVGTSGILRKDILPNLMPYIMINFTFAARGVIYASVALYFLGVLSYDGIGNWGVMMNMAYAVMGAFEVPGRMYLLLVPMAPVVIVSFGFILFSQGTDRLFNPRVRTRHEGTTMSEAEDENTIQGPVK; from the coding sequence ATGTTCGACGACACAGAGGTGACCGAGGTCACCCGGACCCAGCAGTTCGCAGAAGTGGTCGACGAGTCGATCGTTCAACCGACGAAGATCGCGTGGTCGGACTGGCGGACAAAGATAGGGATGATCATCATCTCCCTGTTTTTCCTCATGGGTGCCGTCACGTCGTTACACAGACACGGCTACGAGTGGTTCAACGGCGCACTCGCCGCGGTTGGAATTCCCTGGCAACTCGGTGAGCCCCGGGCCCAGCAGGCACCGGAACGCTTCCTCCGCCCCTTCGAGTCGTGGGAGTACCCACTGGGAACTGACATGATGGGGCGGGATCTGCTTTCGGGGATCTTCTGGGCGACCCCCCAGATGATACAGATGGTCATCGCGGCAGGGGTGTTCGTGACGGTGGTTGCTACCGTCATCGGAACCACCGCCGGGTACAAGCGAGGAAACACCGAGACGGTACTGATGACCCTCACCGATATCGCGATGACGATTCCCGGGTTGCCGCTGGTGATCGTAATCGTCGCGCTTATCGATACGACGAATCCGTTCTTGCTCGGGATTATTCTCTCCATCAACGCGTGGGCCGGCCTCGCACGGTCGATTCACTCCCAGGTCCTGTCGCTCCGGGAGCACTCCTACGTCGAGGCTTCGCGGACGATGGGTGTCGGCACGTCGGGGATCCTGCGGAAGGATATCCTGCCAAATCTGATGCCGTACATCATGATCAACTTCACATTCGCCGCACGAGGAGTGATCTACGCAAGTGTCGCGTTGTACTTCCTGGGCGTGCTCTCGTACGATGGGATCGGTAACTGGGGAGTGATGATGAACATGGCATACGCCGTCATGGGCGCCTTCGAGGTGCCAGGTCGGATGTACCTGCTCCTGGTACCGATGGCGCCTGTCGTCATCGTCTCGTTCGGGTTCATCCTGTTCTCACAGGGGACTGATAGGCTGTTCAACCCGCGAGTCCGAACGCGCCACGAGGGAACAACGATGAGTGAAGCGGAGGACGAAAATACGATCCAGGGGCCTGTAAAATGA
- a CDS encoding ABC transporter ATP-binding protein yields MNSKEPLLSMEDVEVHFEESTGLFDFRSEPDVVRAVDGVSLDVFEQDVVALVGESGCGKTTLGKTAIGLQRPTGGSVSYRGQDIWNARDGRGDVEIPFGDIRRSLQIIHQDPGSSLNPNRRVMKILEVPLKRWQSQMSAGDRRREVLSMLEEVGMSPPEDYAGRYPHQLSGGEKQRVALVRALLMDPDLILADEAISALDVSLRVEMMDLMLDLQKRYDTSFLFISHDLSNARYFAAHAGGRIGVMYLGQLVEIGPAEQIINDPQHPYTKVLRWATPDLNPGSGSGKPPVRKIDIPDPKNPPSGCRFHTRCPEARETCTKEIPPEYTHDELHTVQCFREDDTHEYWSSQQLEDTDAELFKAADD; encoded by the coding sequence ATGAATAGCAAAGAGCCACTCCTCAGTATGGAGGACGTCGAGGTTCACTTCGAGGAGAGCACTGGACTGTTCGACTTCCGGAGCGAACCCGACGTGGTTCGCGCTGTCGACGGGGTCTCGCTCGATGTCTTCGAGCAGGACGTCGTCGCACTGGTCGGCGAATCCGGCTGTGGAAAGACGACACTCGGCAAGACCGCTATCGGGCTCCAGCGCCCCACAGGCGGCAGCGTCTCTTACCGCGGCCAGGACATCTGGAACGCACGGGACGGCCGGGGTGACGTTGAAATACCCTTCGGCGACATCCGGCGATCCCTGCAGATCATCCATCAGGACCCCGGATCCTCACTGAATCCGAATCGTCGGGTGATGAAGATCCTCGAGGTACCACTGAAGCGCTGGCAGAGCCAGATGAGCGCCGGCGACCGCCGTCGAGAGGTACTGTCGATGCTCGAGGAGGTGGGCATGTCACCACCGGAAGACTACGCCGGACGGTATCCCCACCAGCTTTCCGGCGGGGAGAAACAACGTGTCGCGCTCGTGCGTGCGCTGTTGATGGATCCCGATCTGATCCTCGCCGACGAGGCGATCAGCGCGCTTGACGTCTCGCTACGCGTCGAGATGATGGATCTGATGCTCGATCTCCAGAAGCGCTACGACACTTCGTTCCTGTTCATCTCTCACGACCTCTCGAACGCCCGTTATTTCGCCGCCCACGCCGGGGGGCGAATCGGGGTGATGTATCTCGGCCAGCTCGTCGAGATCGGTCCTGCCGAGCAGATAATCAACGATCCTCAGCACCCCTACACGAAGGTCTTGCGGTGGGCGACACCGGACCTAAATCCCGGAAGCGGTAGCGGGAAACCGCCTGTTCGCAAGATCGACATTCCGGATCCGAAGAACCCGCCGTCTGGATGTCGGTTCCACACGCGGTGTCCGGAGGCCCGTGAAACCTGTACGAAGGAGATCCCACCCGAGTACACTCACGATGAGCTGCACACCGTTCAGTGCTTCCGAGAGGACGACACCCACGAGTACTGGTCGAGTCAACAGCTCGAGGACACCGACGCCGAACTGTTCAAAGCAGCCGACGACTAG
- a CDS encoding HEAT repeat domain-containing protein, with the protein MSKMSHPVRDLFEQSKENPGAIDLEEVVEYLDHEDWGQVREWALQTITHVSAADPDRLETVIEDVRPHLEDEFLVAQNTAALLFARQARHDPEPVRESVPELLELLDQDPPILRFRAAGALAPLLADHVDVFVPHTDRLVEVLVDSPTVTLVPDEGELEELEDETVELLQELANDREEQYERDRKRSQGVREFAANAIVEVAEIEPDQIAPHVRVLATTINDDRPIVRTALLDTMAIIAQDDPEAVQPAIEAIRARLNDEVDYVRAHAVRALGYGEATEAIEDLRELADQDVDENLRGLAADTADWLADSLEE; encoded by the coding sequence ATGTCCAAGATGTCTCACCCAGTCAGGGACCTCTTTGAACAGTCCAAGGAGAACCCGGGGGCCATCGACCTCGAGGAAGTTGTCGAGTACCTCGATCACGAAGATTGGGGACAGGTTCGAGAGTGGGCACTCCAAACGATCACCCACGTATCGGCGGCTGACCCGGATCGCCTCGAGACCGTTATCGAGGACGTTCGACCACATCTCGAAGACGAGTTCCTCGTGGCACAGAACACGGCCGCATTACTGTTCGCCAGACAGGCTCGCCACGATCCCGAGCCTGTTCGAGAGTCCGTCCCTGAGCTGCTCGAGTTGCTGGATCAGGACCCGCCGATTTTGCGCTTTCGGGCGGCCGGCGCACTCGCTCCGTTGCTGGCCGATCACGTTGACGTCTTCGTCCCCCACACGGATCGACTCGTCGAGGTGCTCGTGGATTCTCCCACCGTCACGCTGGTTCCCGACGAGGGGGAACTCGAGGAGCTCGAGGACGAGACTGTGGAGCTGCTCCAGGAGCTCGCAAACGACCGAGAGGAACAGTACGAACGCGATCGCAAACGCTCTCAGGGTGTTCGTGAATTCGCCGCCAACGCCATCGTCGAGGTCGCCGAGATAGAACCCGACCAAATCGCCCCCCACGTTCGAGTACTCGCCACCACGATCAACGACGACCGACCCATCGTCCGAACCGCACTACTCGATACGATGGCCATCATCGCTCAGGACGACCCCGAGGCAGTTCAGCCGGCGATCGAGGCCATTCGAGCGCGACTGAACGACGAGGTGGATTACGTTCGGGCCCACGCTGTTCGGGCGCTCGGCTACGGCGAGGCCACTGAGGCCATCGAGGACCTCCGCGAGCTGGCTGACCAGGACGTCGACGAAAACCTCCGCGGACTGGCTGCAGATACGGCAGATTGGCTCGCCGACAGTCTCGAGGAGTAG